A stretch of the Marivirga tractuosa DSM 4126 genome encodes the following:
- the proC gene encoding pyrroline-5-carboxylate reductase, whose amino-acid sequence MKVLVIGAGNMGLAYAKALVKSEFLSNHNLMISDTSAEKTEELKKISRFDVFTNLSDCLPKADIIFIAVKPYHTDELFEELKPMMSPDQIVISIMAGVTIQSMKDGLGITKVVRAMPNLPAQVGKGLTSFTASDEVSRLELSTVENLLDTTGRSVRLDTENDVDASTGISGSGPAYVFYFMHSMMEAAKKMGFSVHDSKVLVGTTFEGAVELFNKSDLSPEGWMKRVASKGGTTRAALDSMEDNNIKQLIEDAAYAAFNRAVELGKES is encoded by the coding sequence ATGAAAGTACTTGTAATAGGAGCTGGAAATATGGGCTTAGCTTATGCAAAAGCCTTGGTGAAATCTGAGTTTTTATCTAATCACAACTTAATGATATCAGATACCAGTGCTGAAAAAACTGAAGAACTTAAGAAAATTAGTCGTTTTGATGTTTTCACTAATCTGTCAGACTGTCTTCCAAAAGCCGACATTATATTCATCGCTGTTAAACCGTATCATACTGATGAGTTGTTTGAGGAGCTTAAGCCAATGATGTCTCCTGATCAGATTGTTATTTCCATTATGGCTGGTGTAACCATTCAGAGTATGAAAGACGGTTTGGGAATAACTAAAGTAGTTAGAGCAATGCCAAATCTTCCTGCTCAAGTTGGAAAAGGACTGACTTCTTTTACAGCTTCTGATGAGGTTTCAAGATTAGAGCTTTCCACAGTTGAAAATTTATTAGATACTACTGGTCGATCTGTAAGATTAGATACGGAAAATGATGTGGATGCTTCTACAGGGATTTCTGGTAGTGGGCCTGCCTATGTTTTCTATTTTATGCATTCCATGATGGAAGCAGCCAAGAAAATGGGATTTTCTGTCCATGATTCAAAAGTATTAGTTGGAACTACCTTCGAAGGAGCTGTGGAATTATTTAATAAATCAGATTTAAGTCCTGAAGGTTGGATGAAAAGAGTTGCTTCAAAAGGAGGTACAACTCGCGCTGCCTTGGATTCAATGGAAGATAATAATATCAAGCAATTAATTGAAGATGCAGCTTATGCAGCGTTCAACAGAGCTGTTGAATTAGGAAAAGAATCGTAA
- a CDS encoding glutamate-5-semialdehyde dehydrogenase, translating to MKLLNTEIKNAVLQSMIDNLDKNRDAIIAANKRDLDAFDRDDQALYDRLVVDSAKVDDMIRAVKEVKDQDDPVGTVISEDKLENGLHITNKAAPFGTIMIIYESRPDVTIEAAVLAFKANNKILLKGGKEAHHSNEELVKCWHQSLQDNGLAESWIQYLKMDRPTTQEFLRNPDQPLDLIVPRGGEKLIGFVKEHAKCAVLVSGRGNNFAYIAPDADMEKVIPVLINAKTDKISGCNALDKILVDENHPKFEETLRAIEKALTDKGVQIVASGKVIGQLETNEKIDNEDVWYEEFLAMKAAMTSVNGLDDAIDFINKYSGGHSNIILTETQADAEKFMEQIDSAAVYHNASTRFTDGGQMGVGAELAISTDKLHHRGPLGLKQLVTNKYYVLGNGQVRK from the coding sequence ATGAAGCTTTTAAATACAGAAATCAAAAATGCAGTTTTACAATCAATGATAGATAATCTCGATAAGAATAGAGATGCTATTATTGCTGCAAATAAAAGAGATTTAGATGCATTTGACAGAGATGATCAGGCACTTTATGACCGCTTGGTTGTAGATTCAGCAAAGGTTGATGATATGATCAGAGCGGTGAAGGAAGTTAAAGATCAGGACGATCCTGTTGGAACTGTAATCAGTGAAGATAAACTTGAGAATGGTTTGCACATAACTAATAAAGCAGCTCCGTTCGGAACCATCATGATCATTTATGAATCTCGTCCGGATGTGACTATTGAAGCGGCTGTTTTAGCATTTAAAGCCAATAATAAAATATTGTTGAAAGGTGGTAAAGAAGCACACCATAGTAATGAAGAGCTAGTAAAATGCTGGCACCAATCATTACAGGATAATGGCCTAGCTGAAAGCTGGATACAATATTTGAAAATGGACAGGCCGACAACTCAGGAATTCTTAAGAAATCCTGACCAACCTTTAGATTTAATTGTGCCTAGAGGAGGAGAAAAATTAATTGGTTTTGTTAAAGAGCATGCAAAATGTGCTGTTTTGGTTAGTGGTAGAGGAAATAATTTTGCCTACATAGCACCAGATGCTGATATGGAAAAAGTTATTCCAGTGCTCATTAATGCTAAGACCGATAAAATTTCTGGTTGCAATGCCTTAGATAAAATTTTGGTAGATGAAAATCATCCTAAGTTTGAGGAAACACTTAGAGCTATTGAGAAAGCCTTAACTGATAAAGGTGTTCAAATTGTAGCGAGTGGTAAAGTTATTGGTCAACTAGAGACCAATGAAAAAATTGATAACGAGGATGTATGGTATGAAGAGTTTTTAGCTATGAAAGCAGCTATGACTTCAGTTAATGGATTAGATGATGCTATCGATTTTATCAATAAGTATTCTGGAGGTCACTCCAATATTATTTTAACTGAAACTCAGGCCGATGCTGAGAAATTTATGGAGCAAATAGACAGTGCAGCTGTTTACCATAATGCATCAACCCGATTTACTGACGGTGGTCAGATGGGCGTGGGAGCAGAGTTAGCCATTAGTACGGACAAGTTGCACCACAGAGGACCACTAGGTTTAAAGCAATTAGTGACGAACAAATACTACGTCCTAGGAAATGGACAAGTGAGAAAGTAA
- a CDS encoding alanine dehydrogenase has protein sequence MAKEISRKGFDVLARKGALYPQEELLAVERGKNAMQIGIPNEISLQEKRVPLTPGAVALLSNNGHEVIVESGMGLSSNFTDNEYSDAGAKIVYSSKEAFEAQLVVKIEPPVKKEIEMFKPGSFLISALQVGQLNKEYFQLINEKRITAIGIELIEDKVGGMPMVRAMSEIAGISAIQIATELLSNLNNGKGIILGGITGVRPTKVVILGAGTVGEYAARAALGLGANIEIYDNHLYKLRRIKHAIGQPIHTSSMDTVMLSDSLTEADVLICAVRAEKGRSGCIVTEEMVMNMRKNAVIIDVSIDQGGCVETSEVTSHDNPTFKKYDVIHYCVPNIASRVSRTASNAVSNILTPMLLQAGDVGGIEEMIFTHSWFMKGVYTYKGSLTNMHIAKKFDLKYKELSLLMAARF, from the coding sequence ATGGCTAAGGAGATTTCAAGAAAAGGCTTTGACGTTCTTGCACGCAAAGGTGCCCTTTATCCACAAGAAGAATTATTGGCAGTAGAAAGAGGTAAAAATGCCATGCAGATTGGAATTCCCAATGAGATTTCCTTACAAGAAAAAAGAGTTCCGCTTACGCCAGGGGCAGTTGCATTATTATCCAATAATGGGCATGAAGTGATAGTGGAAAGTGGAATGGGCTTGAGTAGTAATTTCACCGATAATGAATATAGTGATGCAGGCGCCAAAATAGTTTATTCCTCTAAAGAAGCATTTGAAGCACAATTAGTAGTTAAGATTGAACCGCCAGTTAAAAAGGAAATTGAAATGTTCAAGCCTGGCAGTTTTTTGATTTCCGCACTTCAAGTTGGGCAATTGAATAAAGAGTATTTTCAGCTTATTAATGAGAAAAGAATTACCGCCATTGGAATTGAATTGATTGAAGATAAAGTAGGTGGAATGCCGATGGTGAGGGCAATGAGTGAAATTGCTGGTATTTCTGCAATTCAAATTGCTACTGAATTATTAAGTAATTTGAATAATGGGAAAGGCATTATTTTAGGAGGGATAACCGGTGTTAGACCTACTAAAGTGGTGATTCTCGGTGCAGGAACTGTAGGCGAATATGCGGCTCGTGCGGCATTGGGTTTGGGTGCAAATATTGAGATATATGATAATCACTTGTATAAGCTGAGGAGAATAAAACATGCTATTGGTCAGCCTATTCATACAAGTTCAATGGACACGGTAATGTTAAGTGATTCGTTAACGGAGGCCGATGTTTTAATTTGCGCAGTTAGAGCTGAAAAGGGTAGAAGCGGTTGCATAGTGACCGAAGAGATGGTCATGAATATGCGTAAAAATGCAGTAATTATTGATGTTAGTATTGATCAAGGTGGTTGTGTAGAAACTTCTGAAGTGACTTCTCATGATAATCCTACATTTAAGAAATATGATGTGATTCACTACTGTGTTCCAAATATAGCATCAAGAGTTTCTCGGACGGCAAGCAATGCAGTGAGCAATATTTTAACGCCTATGCTGCTTCAGGCGGGCGATGTAGGAGGCATTGAAGAAATGATATTCACCCATTCTTGGTTTATGAAAGGTGTTTATACTTACAAGGGCAGTTTAACCAATATGCACATTGCCAAAAAGTTTGATTTGAAATATAAAGAGTTGAGTTTGTTAATGGCGGCTAGATTCTAA
- the proB gene encoding glutamate 5-kinase has product MKTHSKRIVVKIGTNVMTNKDNRIVVPILKRIVDQVARLYEEDVMTVLISSGSVIAGKEVLDDNEIDTIDNAAQRRQVYSAVGQPRMMRHYYSIFHDYGMRCAQVLATKRDFDFGRHRDNMINCYEGLLGQGIIPIANEDDAVSLSMSMFSDNDELASLVAELVDADALILLTDTDGIFDGHPDHDDSNVIKSVSTDQEVEQFIQESDKKEGEGRGGMESKINVAKGAASKDIVTYIANGKREDVIIDIVHGKDVGTRIYKEDE; this is encoded by the coding sequence GTGAAAACACATAGTAAAAGAATTGTAGTTAAAATCGGTACCAATGTGATGACCAATAAGGATAATCGCATTGTGGTACCTATTTTGAAAAGAATAGTAGATCAAGTAGCACGCCTATATGAAGAAGATGTTATGACAGTATTGATTTCTTCTGGTTCTGTTATAGCAGGAAAGGAAGTGCTAGATGATAATGAAATTGATACAATTGATAATGCTGCCCAAAGAAGGCAGGTATACTCTGCAGTTGGGCAACCAAGGATGATGCGTCATTATTACAGTATTTTCCATGATTATGGAATGCGATGTGCTCAGGTTTTGGCAACTAAAAGGGATTTTGATTTTGGTAGGCATAGAGATAATATGATCAATTGCTATGAAGGCCTGCTAGGGCAAGGAATAATTCCAATTGCGAATGAAGATGATGCCGTTTCATTATCAATGTCCATGTTTTCTGATAATGATGAATTGGCAAGTTTGGTAGCTGAACTTGTGGATGCAGATGCACTAATTTTACTGACAGATACTGATGGAATATTTGATGGTCACCCTGATCATGACGATTCTAATGTGATCAAAAGTGTCAGTACTGATCAGGAAGTGGAACAATTTATCCAAGAATCCGATAAAAAAGAAGGGGAAGGTCGAGGAGGAATGGAATCCAAGATCAATGTAGCTAAAGGTGCTGCGTCAAAGGATATTGTTACCTACATCGCAAATGGTAAACGTGAAGATGTTATCATCGACATAGTGCATGGTAAAGATGTAGGAACCAGGATTTATAAAGAGGATGAATAG
- a CDS encoding copper-translocating P-type ATPase, with protein MSSNHQDAQHHHDHNDQNGHNHNEHDHHQHHAQMIEDFKKRFWISIIITIPIMVLAPMIQELLGYELRFQFDRYVQFALSTIVFFYCGYPFLKGLKDEIEDRKPGMMTLIALAISVAYFYSSAVVFGLEGKIFFWELTSLITIMLLGHWIEMKSIMGASGAVEELAKLLPSTALKVDEKGDTHEVKISELEAGDLVLVKPGEKIPADGIIEKGKSDINESMITGESKPASKKEGDEVIGGSVNGSSSIQFKIKEDSEGSYLNKVVEMVKSAQETKSKTQNLANKAAAWLFYIALFSGFTTLGVWLWQGKEFDYALERMVTVMIIACPHALGLAMPLVVAISTSVSAQNGLLIRNRTAFENARNITTIIFDKTGTLTKGNFVVNQFKSTSSEYENKGILKMAASLERESEHPIATGIVKKHEEEKLDFHDISDFENLTGEGIQAKINGESIKVVSPGYLEENSIELPEDTKNEKAETIVYILKDKNLIGYISLADEIRDESYEAVKILKENGLKVIMATGDNKEVAKSVSKELGLDDYYAEVLPEDKQKIIEDLQEKGEIVAMTGDGVNDAPALAKADVGIAIGSGTDVAAETADIILVNSNPMDIVHLLAFGKSTYQKMMQNLFWAAGYNIVAIPMAAGALAFAGIILSPAVGAGLMSLSTIIVALNAQLLKRKMKN; from the coding sequence ATGTCTTCAAACCATCAAGATGCTCAACATCATCATGATCATAATGATCAGAATGGACATAACCATAATGAACACGATCATCACCAACATCATGCTCAGATGATAGAAGATTTCAAAAAGCGATTTTGGATTTCAATTATTATCACAATCCCTATCATGGTTTTGGCTCCCATGATTCAAGAATTATTAGGATATGAATTAAGGTTTCAATTTGATCGATACGTTCAATTTGCTCTGTCTACGATAGTCTTTTTCTATTGTGGATATCCTTTCCTAAAAGGGTTAAAAGATGAGATTGAAGATCGCAAACCAGGCATGATGACCTTAATCGCACTGGCTATAAGTGTGGCCTACTTTTATAGCTCAGCTGTAGTTTTCGGGCTGGAAGGTAAAATTTTCTTTTGGGAACTAACTAGTCTTATTACTATCATGCTTTTAGGACACTGGATTGAGATGAAGTCGATAATGGGTGCTTCTGGTGCAGTTGAAGAATTGGCGAAATTACTTCCCTCAACCGCCTTAAAAGTGGATGAAAAGGGAGATACGCATGAAGTAAAAATATCCGAATTGGAAGCAGGAGATTTAGTACTGGTAAAACCCGGAGAAAAAATCCCTGCCGATGGAATTATTGAAAAAGGCAAAAGTGATATTAATGAATCCATGATAACAGGTGAATCAAAACCAGCAAGCAAAAAAGAAGGCGATGAGGTAATTGGTGGTTCTGTTAACGGTTCTTCCTCTATTCAATTTAAAATCAAAGAAGATAGCGAAGGTTCTTATTTGAATAAGGTAGTGGAAATGGTGAAATCCGCTCAAGAGACAAAATCCAAAACACAAAATCTTGCCAATAAAGCGGCCGCTTGGCTATTTTACATTGCTCTTTTTTCTGGCTTTACAACTTTAGGCGTATGGTTGTGGCAAGGTAAAGAATTTGATTATGCACTGGAAAGAATGGTAACTGTTATGATTATTGCTTGTCCACATGCTTTGGGCTTGGCAATGCCTTTAGTTGTGGCTATTTCAACTTCTGTCTCTGCTCAAAACGGACTACTGATAAGAAATAGAACTGCATTTGAAAATGCTCGCAATATCACCACCATTATTTTTGATAAAACAGGGACACTCACAAAAGGAAATTTTGTAGTCAATCAGTTTAAAAGTACTTCTAGTGAATATGAAAATAAAGGCATACTTAAAATGGCGGCATCTTTGGAGAGAGAATCCGAACATCCCATTGCAACAGGCATTGTAAAGAAACACGAAGAAGAAAAACTAGATTTTCATGACATTTCTGATTTTGAAAACCTCACAGGTGAAGGTATTCAAGCAAAAATCAACGGTGAGTCAATTAAAGTTGTCAGCCCTGGCTATTTGGAAGAAAATAGTATTGAATTACCTGAAGATACAAAAAATGAAAAAGCAGAGACGATAGTTTATATTCTGAAAGATAAAAATTTGATAGGCTATATTTCTTTGGCTGATGAAATAAGGGATGAATCTTATGAAGCTGTGAAAATATTGAAAGAAAATGGCTTAAAAGTCATCATGGCTACAGGAGACAATAAGGAAGTGGCTAAATCAGTCAGTAAAGAATTAGGCTTAGATGATTATTATGCGGAAGTACTTCCCGAGGATAAACAAAAGATCATAGAAGATCTGCAAGAAAAGGGCGAAATAGTAGCCATGACAGGCGATGGCGTAAATGATGCGCCTGCACTTGCCAAAGCAGATGTAGGAATTGCAATAGGATCAGGAACGGATGTGGCAGCTGAAACAGCTGATATCATTTTGGTAAACAGCAATCCAATGGATATAGTGCATCTGCTTGCATTTGGAAAATCAACTTATCAAAAAATGATGCAAAACTTGTTCTGGGCAGCAGGTTATAATATTGTGGCTATCCCTATGGCAGCTGGAGCATTGGCTTTTGCAGGAATTATTTTAAGTCCTGCCGTTGGCGCAGGTTTAATGAGTTTAAGTACAATTATAGTTGCACTCAATGCTCAATTGCTGAAAAGGAAGATGAAGAATTGA
- a CDS encoding SpoIIE family protein phosphatase produces the protein MYKVFFIFLIFFNLTCVGQSIQELKEDLKNAKSDSQRMSLYYELSSEYQFNDNEKAISYAEQLLELAKKKKDTTNIVYGKAMIAYSYYNLGALDKSLKINLEAHEIAKTSKNEKLIDYIITHLALIYDEMGNYGKALEYYRYNIHYAKENDLPQDQMIGLLNIADMYVRMEEYDSAEYYAEKAIKFEEESEEYVRSIAYINYGVALEKNNKFDKALIYLLRGLEIQYTSSPDFAAISEAYVTISNIYVKKKQLINALQFADSSINSAKKSESNYYLRKGYELRSSIHKSLGDNAKAYNDLKKYVETNDKIYNEETTEKFLELQELYEAKQREAEINLLKQESELSKESITQKNIVIIGSLIILLLLALFLALYISRNRLKQKALTLLDAQKREIEERNFQLGEMTEELKSQKEEIETHRDQLSEAYGILEKRNQDVTDSINYAQKIQNSLLPDLKTIKKALPQSFIFYKARDIVSGDFYWFHQKSINGKDIKFIASIDCTGHGVPGAFMSMIADALLSQVIIELDYNEPAKILTEMDRRLRIMLKQDESYGNDGMEIGLCTIYDGKMEFSGAGHKLIYFENGDINILKDNRYSIGESFISHQKMNFTNHTISIDSPKMFYLFSDGIQDQFGGPKDKKLGIKHLRRNLTSIHQDSIHLQERHIKAMVENWKGTEEQVDDMLLIGFRLT, from the coding sequence GTGTACAAAGTATTTTTCATTTTTCTAATCTTTTTTAATCTGACTTGTGTAGGCCAGTCTATTCAAGAATTGAAAGAAGATTTAAAGAATGCCAAATCCGATTCTCAGCGGATGAGTTTATACTATGAGCTAAGTTCTGAATATCAATTCAATGATAATGAAAAAGCCATTTCATATGCTGAGCAATTACTGGAATTAGCCAAAAAGAAGAAAGACACTACCAATATTGTTTATGGTAAAGCCATGATCGCTTATTCCTACTATAATTTAGGAGCTCTTGATAAATCCTTAAAAATAAATTTGGAAGCTCATGAAATTGCAAAAACATCAAAAAATGAAAAGTTAATAGATTATATCATTACCCACCTTGCGCTTATTTATGATGAAATGGGTAATTATGGAAAAGCCTTAGAATATTATAGATATAATATCCACTACGCAAAAGAAAACGACCTACCTCAAGACCAGATGATTGGTTTATTGAACATTGCTGATATGTATGTCCGAATGGAGGAATATGATTCTGCGGAATACTATGCTGAGAAGGCTATTAAATTCGAAGAGGAAAGTGAAGAATACGTTAGATCTATTGCTTATATCAATTATGGAGTCGCTTTAGAAAAAAATAATAAGTTTGACAAAGCTTTGATCTACCTTTTACGAGGTTTAGAAATTCAATACACATCATCACCAGATTTTGCTGCCATCAGTGAAGCTTATGTTACTATTTCAAACATTTATGTAAAGAAAAAGCAATTAATTAATGCATTGCAATTTGCTGATTCCTCCATTAACAGTGCGAAAAAATCGGAATCTAACTATTACCTAAGAAAAGGATACGAACTGAGAAGTAGCATTCATAAATCTTTGGGAGATAATGCAAAAGCTTATAATGATCTGAAAAAATACGTTGAGACTAATGATAAAATTTACAATGAAGAAACAACGGAAAAATTTTTAGAGCTTCAGGAATTATATGAAGCAAAACAGCGGGAAGCAGAAATAAATCTACTCAAACAAGAGAGTGAATTAAGTAAAGAATCCATCACCCAAAAAAATATTGTAATAATAGGCTCATTGATCATTCTCCTACTACTTGCTCTATTTTTAGCTCTGTACATAAGCAGAAACAGATTAAAACAAAAAGCACTGACTTTGTTAGACGCTCAAAAACGTGAGATAGAAGAAAGGAACTTCCAATTGGGTGAGATGACTGAAGAGCTGAAAAGCCAAAAAGAGGAAATAGAAACGCACAGAGATCAGCTTTCAGAGGCTTACGGTATACTGGAAAAACGAAATCAGGATGTAACTGATAGTATCAACTATGCTCAAAAGATTCAAAATTCACTATTACCCGATTTAAAAACCATCAAAAAAGCCTTACCTCAGTCATTCATATTTTATAAAGCCAGGGATATTGTAAGTGGTGATTTCTATTGGTTTCATCAGAAATCCATCAATGGAAAAGATATCAAATTTATAGCTTCTATTGATTGTACAGGGCATGGCGTTCCCGGTGCTTTTATGAGTATGATTGCAGATGCCTTACTTTCTCAGGTCATTATTGAGTTGGATTACAATGAACCTGCTAAAATTTTAACTGAAATGGACAGAAGGCTTAGAATCATGCTGAAGCAAGATGAAAGTTATGGTAATGATGGAATGGAAATTGGGCTGTGCACCATATATGATGGCAAAATGGAATTTTCAGGAGCAGGACATAAGTTGATTTATTTCGAGAATGGTGATATAAACATTCTAAAAGACAACCGCTATTCTATTGGGGAAAGTTTTATCAGTCATCAAAAAATGAACTTTACAAATCATACTATTTCAATTGACAGCCCAAAAATGTTTTACCTTTTTTCCGATGGCATCCAAGATCAATTTGGTGGCCCAAAAGATAAAAAATTAGGAATAAAGCACTTGAGGAGAAACCTAACCTCCATTCATCAGGATTCAATTCATTTGCAAGAAAGACATATAAAAGCAATGGTGGAGAACTGGAAAGGCACCGAAGAACAAGTGGATGATATGCTTTTAATAGGGTTTAGATTGACTTAG